A stretch of the Lolium perenne isolate Kyuss_39 chromosome 3, Kyuss_2.0, whole genome shotgun sequence genome encodes the following:
- the LOC127341197 gene encoding indole-3-acetic acid-amido synthetase GH3.8, which yields MAATTDESGAIGAALGSAVPSPPASEAANAKDAEKLRFIEEMTSDVVVDSVQERVLAEILGRNAGAEYLSNCGLNGHTDCATFRAKVPVVSYDALQPYIQRIANGDRSPVLSRHPVSEFFTSSGTSAGECKLMPTVEDEHDRRQMLSSIFMAIMNLCCAACVPGTLTPRVTDASGTSAATTTGTSAATATGPDPDLSQFVRDECCNGDWAGIVTRIWPNTKYVDVIVTGAMAQYIPILRHYCGNLPLVSGTYGSSECYFGINLRPLCDPSEVAYTVMPNMGYFEFLPMDDEAAGDGKAASGKLVDLARVEAGRVYELVITTYAGLNRYCIGDVIRVAGFHNATPQFHVVRRKNVLLSIELDKTDEAELQRAVERASALLLRPRGASVAEYTSHTCTRGIPGHCVIYWELLVTGAAVDKETLDGCCLEMEEALSIVYRQSRVVDGSIGPLQIRVVRPGTFEELMDDAISRGASINQYKVPRCTTLPRIVELLDSYVVSSHSSPVLPHWTPVRRS from the exons ATGGCGGCCACGACCGATGAATCAGGAGCTATCGGCGCGGCTCTCGGGAGCGCGGTCCCATCGCCGCCGGCGTCGGAGGCGGCGAATGCGAAGGACGCCGAGAAGCTCCGATTCATCGAGGAGATGACCTCTGACGTGGTCGTGGACTCGGTGCAGGAGCGAGTCTTGGCCGAGATCCTCGGCCGGAACGCTGGCGCGGAGTACCTCAGCAACTGCGGCCTCAACGGCCACACCGACTGCGCCACGTTTCGGGCCAAGGTGCCGGTGGTGTCGTACGACGCCCTGCAGCCGTACATCCAGCGCATTGCCAACGGAGACCGGTCGCCCGTCCTGTCGAGGCACCCCGTCTCCGAGTTCTTCACCAGCTCCGGCACGTCCGCCGGCGAGTGCAAGCTGATGCCCACCGTCGAGGACGAGCACGACCGCCGCCAGATGCTCTCCAGCATCTTCATGGCGATTATGAACTT ATGCTGTGCGGCCTGTGTTCCAGGCACTCTCACCCCACGGGTCACCGACGCGTCTGGGACGAGTGCTGCAACGACGACTGGGACGAGTGCTGCAACGGCGACTGGGCCGGACCCCGACCTGTCGCAGTTCGTACGGGACGAGTGCTGCAACGGCGACTGGGCCGGCATCGTCACCCGCATTTGGCCCAACACCAAGTACGTCGACGTCATAGTCACCGGCGCCATGGCGCAGTACATCCCGATCCTGCGACACTACTGCGGCAACCTGCCGCTGGTGAGCGGCACGTACGGATCCTCGGAATGCTATTTCGGCATCAACCTCCGCCCGCTCTGCGACCCGTCCGAGGTGGCGTACACCGTCATGCCCAACATGGGCTACTTCGAGTTCCTCCCCATGGACGACGAGGCCGCGGGCGACGGCAAGGCGGCGTCGGGAAAGCTCGTTGACCTCGCCCGCGTGGAGGCTGGGCGCGTGTACGAGCTGGTGATCACCACCTACGCCGGGCTGAACCGGTACTGCATCGGCGACGTGATCCGCGTGGCGGGGTTCCACAACGCCACGCCGCAGTTCCACGTCGTGCGCCGCAAGAACGTGCTGCTGTCCATCGAGCTCGACAAGACGGACGAGGCGGAGCTGCAGCGCGCCGTGGAGCGAGCCTCGGCGCTGCTGCTCCGCCCACGCGGCGCGTCCGTGGCGGAGTACACCAGCCACACGTGCACCAGGGGCATCCCGGGGCACTGCGTCATCTACTGGGAGCTGCTCGTCACCGGCGCCGCGGTGGACAAGGAGACCCTCGACGGGTGCTGCCtcgagatggaggaggccctgAGCATAGTGTACAGGCAGAGCCGGGTGGTGGACGGCTCCATTGGGCCACTCCAGATCCGCGTCGTCCGTCCCGGCACCTTCGAGGAGCTCATGGACGATGCTATCTCACGCGGCGCCTCCATTAACCAGTACAAGGTGCCCCGCTGCACCACGCTCCCGCGCATCGTCGAGCTCCTCGACTCGTACGTCGTGTCCAGCCACTCCAGCCCTGTCCTGCCGCACTGGACACCGGTGCGGCGTTCCTGA